The following coding sequences are from one Hippopotamus amphibius kiboko isolate mHipAmp2 chromosome 9, mHipAmp2.hap2, whole genome shotgun sequence window:
- the C9H11orf42 gene encoding uncharacterized protein C11orf42 homolog: protein MLVGTPHLLTLDEADATWTLIKDKVIEERFGPNVVAVPFLSDAAYYDLLGVLVKQSRPAHTRLALPGRQGRRALQPVGLLPNLLEQAGSEGVFAHCTREYSPNGRAETAYEEMRLLDGQPCRIRLHMGGLRKKLAFLLLPPGQVSLQQTLPWLRSTHSIYVIYQVFSCSWLQLGLLPTAREPQLLRLQRSLPIAFSCLKFSLRPKGVLGPQKPLIKDPLPHGASWVRPNLSIMPPPAPTSAPDDIPEAADVTPPVPAPPTPPPQEGPEGRPSRFSYKGPNPFRRGPQMLSENWLFSPRSPPPGAQGGGPGDPDRHSMSLPLLQALSSEFDSDE from the exons ATGTTGGTTGGTACCCCCCACCTGCTGACACTGGATGAAGCTGATGCCACCTGGACCCTCATCAAAGATAAG GTTATCGAGGAGCGCTTTGGGCCCAATGTAGTGGCAGTACCTTTCCTGTCAGATGCAGCCTACTATGACCTACTGGGTGTGCTCGTGAAACAGTCCCGCCCAGCCCACACCCGCCTGGCTCTGCCAGGTCGTCAGGGCCGGCGGGCGCTACAACCAGTGGGGCTGCTACCGAACCTCCTGGAGCAGGCAGGCTCTGAGGGTGTCTTTGCCCACTGCACTAGAGAATACTCACCAAATGGCCGAGCAGAGACAGCCTATGAAGAAATGCGACTGTTGGATGGGCAGCCCTGCCGGATCCGCTTACATATGGGTGGCCTGCGCAAGAAACTGGCCTTCCTGCTGCTGCCACCAGGGCAGGTGAGCCTACAGCAGACTCTTCCCTGGCTCCGAAGCACCCACAGCATCTACGTCATCTACCAGGTCTTCTCCTGTTCCTGGCTACAGCTGGGGCTGCtgcctacagcccgtgagccCCAGCTGCTCCGGTTACAGCGGTCACTGCCTATTGCCTTCTCCTGCCTCAAGTTTTCACTGCGGCCCAAGGGAGTGCTGGGACCACAGAAGCCCCTGATCAAAGACCCACTGCCCCACGGGGCCAGTTGGGTCAGACCCAACCTCAGCATCATGCCACCTCCAGCCCCCACATCAGCCCCTGACGATATCCCCGAAGCTGCTGACGTGACCCCACCTGTCCCAGCCCCACCTACACCGCCTCCCCAGGAAGGACCAGAGGGCAGACCAAGCAGATTCTCCTACAAGGGCCCAAACCCCTTCCGAAGGGGGCCCCAGATGCTGTCAG AGAACTGGCTCTTCAGCCCCCGCAGCCCCCCACCAGGAGCCCAGGGCGGGGGCCCCGGGGACCCCGACCGGCACTCCATGTccctgcccctgctgcaggctcTGTCCTCGGAGTTCGACAGCGACGAATGA
- the LOC130859933 gene encoding olfactory receptor 52W1, protein MAEAPQSNSTFSRPTFFILTGIPGLGGAQAWLTLVFGPMYLVSLLGNGALLAVVQIDSTLHQPMFLLLATLAATDLGLATSIAPGLLAVLWLGPRPVPYAACLVQMFFVHALTAVESGVLLAMACDRAVAVGRPLHYPLLVTKARVGYAALALALKAVAIVVPFPVLVAHFGHFRAKTIDHAYCAHMAVVELMVGNTWANNLYGLVLSLAVSGIDILGITGSYGLIAHAVWRLPTWEARAKAFGTCSSHICVILAFYVPGLFSYLTHRFGSHTVPKPVHILLSNIYLLLPPALNPLIYGARTKQIRDRLLETFTFRKSQF, encoded by the coding sequence ATGGCAGAAGCTCCACAGTCCAACTCCACCTTCTCACGCCCAACCTTCTTCATACTGACTGGCATTCCAGGGTTAGGgggtgcccaggcctggctgacaCTGGTCTTTGGGCCCATGTATCTGGTTTCCCTGCTGGGCAATGGAGCACTGCTGGCAGTGGTGCAGATAGACTCCACCCTGCACCAGCCCATGTTTCTGCTCCTGGCCACCCTGGCAGCCACAGACCTGGGCTTAGCCACATCCATAGCTCCAGGACTATTGGCTGTGCTATGGCTTGGGCCTCGGCCTGTGCCATATGCTGCCTGCCTGGTCCAGATGTTCTTTGTTCATGCACTGACAGCCGTGGAATCTGGTGTACTGTTGGCCATGGCCTGTGATCGTGCTGTGGCAGTAGGGCGTCCACTGCACTACCCGCTCCTAGTCACCAAAGCCCGTGTAGGCTATGCAGCTCTGGCACTGGCACTGAAAGCTGTGGCTATTGTTGTGCCTTTCCCTGTGTTAGTTGCACATTTTGGGCATTTTCGAGCCAAGACCATAGACCACGCCTACTGTGCACACATGGCGGTGGTAGAGCTGATGGTGGGTAACACATGGGCCAACAACTTGTATGGGCTGGTGCTTTCATTGGCCGTGTCAGGTATAGATATTCTAGGCATCACGGGCTCTTATGGGCTCATTGCCCACGCTGTGTGGCGGCTGCCTACCTGGGAAGCCCGTGCCAAGGCCTTTGGTACATGTAGTTCCCACATCTGTGTCATTCTGGCCTTCTATGTGCCTGGTCTCTTCTCCTACCTCACACACCGCTTTGGTAGTCACACTGTCCCAAAGCCCGTGCACATCCTTCTTTCTAACATCTATTTGCTGCTGCCACCTGCCCTCAATCCTCTCATCTATGGGGCCCGCACTAAGCAGATTAGGGACCGGCTCCTAGAAACCTTCACATTCAGAAAAAGCCAGTTCTAA